One window of the Camarhynchus parvulus chromosome 2, STF_HiC, whole genome shotgun sequence genome contains the following:
- the GCM2 gene encoding chorion-specific transcription factor GCMb, translating into MKLTWDINDPKLPQEPKHFDAFQEWPDGYVRLIYSSEEKNAQRHLSGWAMRNTNNHNCQILKKSCLGVVVCARSCALPGGARLQLRPAICDKARQKQQKKACPNCNSALELIPCRGHSGYPVTNFWRLDGKAIFFQAKGVHDHPRPESKLEAEARRSAIKKQMSSYHHSQKKRSLNSEAGRYPDSSGCTNNLQNFHCMDGPERAGIFTDTNFSFPAQSYPSLQNADLYKAPYDSTSFQEDQLSPYPKCPNPRIYMPMPCSYEFGVPTFISSSPYPTFYKDLPSPAIDADPLSLNGSHYNTVTTHDKSFDNPGRHYGLKPAWGKTGSGDRSDYGQMATGAPHPYCSGDYPCRYSPSPAPMAPPLQTVITTTTKVSYQAYKPPALKYSDNLCDVKNIQSYTHVAENISGAVYSGMKIQEDFGMIKSALLYQHDSIPTKSKPAEGMESYRYGLPLGNSFAEHEGQALRFESAEY; encoded by the exons ATGAAGCTCACCTGGGACATCAACGACCCCAAGCTGCCGCAG gagcccaagCACTTCGACGCTTTCCAGGAGTGGCCCGATGGTTACGTGCGGCTCATCTACTCGAGCGAGGAGAAGAACGCGCAGCGGCACCTCAGCGGCTGGGCCATGCGCAACACCAACAACCACAACTGCCAGATCCTCAAGAAGTCCTGCCTGGGCGTGGTGGTGTGCGCCCGGAGCTGCGCCCTGCCCGGCggggccaggctgcagctccgCCCCGCCATATGCGACAAGGCTCGGCAGAAGCAGCAAA AGAAAGCCTGCCCCAACTGCAACTCTGCACTGGAGCTGATCCCTTGCCGAGGACACAGTGGCTATCCGGTCACAAACTTCTGGAGGCTTGAtggaaaagcaatatttttccaG GCTAAAGGAGTCCATGACCACCCCCGGCCAGAGAGCAAACTGGAGGCAGAGGCAAGAAGAAGTGCAATTAAGAAGCAAATGTCCTCTTATCACCACTCCCAGAAAAAGAGATCTCTAAATTCAGAG GCAGGAAGGTACCCTGACAGCAGTGGTTGCACCAATAACCTACAGAATTTTCACTGCATGGATGGCCCAGAAAGAGCTGGTATCTTCACAGACAccaatttttcatttccagctcAGTCTTACCCTTCGCTGCAGAACGCAGACCTCTACAAGGCACCTTACGACTCAACCAGCTTCCAAGAGGACCAGCTATCACCATACCCTAAATGCCCAAATCCGAGGATCTACATGCCCATGCCATGCAGTTACGAGTTTGGAGTTCCTACCTTTATAAGCTCAAGTCCTTACCCAACATTTTACAAAGATCTGCCCAGTCCTGCCATTGATGCAGACCCCCTCAGTCTGAATGGGTCTCACTACAACACTGTGACCACCCATGATAAGAGCTTTGATAACCCTGGCAGACATTATGGACTGAAACCAGCGTGGGGGAAAACTGGCAGTGGAGACCGGAGTGACTACGGGCAGATGGCAACAGGGGCTCCCCACCCTTACTGCAGTGGGGACTATCCCTGCAGGTACAgtcccagccccgctcccatGGCCCCGCCACTGCAGACGgtcatcaccaccaccaccaaggTGTCCTACCAGGCCTACAAGCCACCCGCGCTGAAGTACAGCGACAACCTCTGCGACGTGAAAAACATCCAGAGCTACACCCACGTGGCAGAAAACATCTCAGGTGCTGTCTATTCAGGGATGAAGATTCAGGAGGACTTTGGGATGATAAAGTCAGCATTGCTCTACCAGCATGACTCCATCCCCACAAAATCCAAACCAGCCGAGGGCATGGAGAGCTATCGGTATGGGCTCCCTCTCGGGAACAGCTTTGCTGAGCATGAAGGCCAGGCCCTAAGATTTGAGAGTGCTGAATATTGA